Part of the Virgibacillus necropolis genome, TATGCCTAAGCAAACGTTTCGTTAATTCGATTCTTACGTTTTATGTTTTTCATACCAACTCAATGCCCGTTGTTCCATTTCCTGTACGAATGGCTTTTTAGCCTTGCTGTAGAAACTTGTATCTTCATAACGTTGAGTTAATTCTTCTTTCAGCCGCCCATAACGCTCAACCTCTTCTGGATGAGTTCTCAGGTAATCTCGGAACACCAAATGCCGTTCGATTTGAGGATTATCGACTTGATAAACATGAATGTGATGAGTTCTGCTTTCTCCACCCTTACGAAATAATCGTCTGCCTGATATCCCCCATTCGCCAGCAACATCGTACCCAAGTGAGCCCATTTGTTCGTTGAATGTATCAATTTTCTGGAGGTCTAGAACAAGGCACATCATGTCAATAACAGGCTTTGCCTTCAAGCCTGGAACAGAGGTACTCCCAAAATGTTCAAATCTAACTATTTCATCTTCAAATATGTTTCTTAACGAGTTAGTCTCATCCTCGTACATTTGAATCCAGTTTTTGTCATATTCAGTAAGCCGAATCTTCACATAAATATCTCCTTACGAATTAAGGGCAGATTAATTTAATAACGTATCCCTTGGATTTAGTTACCTTTACTATAAAATTTTAAAAATCAACTAGTAGCGTTACCTGACTAGTGGAAAGTACTTGATGGTCAATTTGATTTATCTTTAACCTCTTGTAAAAGACTAATATAAATAAATGTGACAAAAGATTACATAAATAGGTAGTTAAAGGGAAGAATATCTCATATCTTGCAATTTTATGGGGGTCACATTTTATGGAGGAACAAGGTAAACAGATACGACTAACAGCAGCAGAGATTTCCCAGCTGTGGACTCAGTACATGAGTGATACTGCAAGCATCTGTATGTTAACATATTACTGTGAAAAAGTAGAGGATGCTGAGATAAAGCCTGTAATTGAACATTCTTTACAAATAGCAACTAGTCATATTCAAAAAATAACTGCAATACTTACGGAGGAAAAGTATAGTATCCCTCATGGCTTTAAAGTAGAAGAGGATGTTGATTTAACTGCTCCTAGGTTATTTTCTGACAGCTATGTATTAAACTTTATACATAATATGGCTAGAGTTGGACTTCATGGTTATTCACTTAGTTTATCTGTGGCTGTAAGAACTGACATTACAGATTATTATAAAGAATGTCTATCAGAAACAATGCAATTATATGAAATGACAAAGAATTTATTATTGTCAAAAGGACTATATATCAGATCACCTTACTTTCCAAACTTGGAGCAAGTTGATTATGTGAATAAGCAAGGATTTATGTTAGATGTTTTTGGAGAAAAGCGACCTTTAATAGCATTAGAG contains:
- a CDS encoding GrpB family protein → MKIRLTEYDKNWIQMYEDETNSLRNIFEDEIVRFEHFGSTSVPGLKAKPVIDMMCLVLDLQKIDTFNEQMGSLGYDVAGEWGISGRRLFRKGGESRTHHIHVYQVDNPQIERHLVFRDYLRTHPEEVERYGRLKEELTQRYEDTSFYSKAKKPFVQEMEQRALSWYEKHKT
- a CDS encoding DUF3231 family protein, with the translated sequence MEEQGKQIRLTAAEISQLWTQYMSDTASICMLTYYCEKVEDAEIKPVIEHSLQIATSHIQKITAILTEEKYSIPHGFKVEEDVDLTAPRLFSDSYVLNFIHNMARVGLHGYSLSLSVAVRTDITDYYKECLSETMQLYEMTKNLLLSKGLYIRSPYFPNLEQVDYVNKQGFMLDVFGEKRPLIALEVTHLYTNIQRNAIGVATLYGFSQVARSKDVTQFFIKGIEIGKKHRKLFSEKLEEGNLTAPMTWATETTNSTTYTFSEKLMMFFTASLNTLSIGYYGVAIAESPRIDIGVLYNRLTLEIQKYALEGARIMVKNKWMEQPPIAPDRNELANKYTD